A genomic window from Agreia sp. COWG includes:
- a CDS encoding LacI family DNA-binding transcriptional regulator, with the protein MKSATIYDVAKRAGVSHQTVSRYLSGFEGIRPNTREKVERALAELEYRPNSAARFLRLRRTNRIGYLADRMDQSGPSRTLVGAAAAARELGYVLDIVSVDGGDEVSVREALDVIMQDQIAGIVLSAQTRAGRAAVENRELSIPVARDFDLRGTDGGEPLNSAAGRVAAEHLVALGHRRAAYLAGPPVWTASGERRQGFSDAFIAAGGAVVMHDEGDWSARSGYEAGARLARRAGEFTAIAVANDSMAMGTLAALSAAGIRVPGEMSIIGTDDAPEAEYMVPSLSSVAMDFAFEGRYVVSTLVAEIEGKQPHGGLVLPTPRLVQRRSSAPIGD; encoded by the coding sequence ATGAAATCCGCCACGATCTACGACGTGGCCAAGCGGGCGGGCGTCTCGCATCAGACGGTGAGCCGGTACCTCAGCGGCTTCGAGGGCATTCGGCCGAATACGCGAGAGAAGGTCGAGCGCGCGCTGGCCGAGCTCGAATACAGGCCGAACTCGGCGGCTCGGTTCTTGCGCCTACGCCGCACGAACAGGATCGGCTATCTCGCGGATCGGATGGACCAGTCTGGGCCGTCTCGCACTCTCGTCGGTGCGGCGGCCGCCGCGCGCGAGCTCGGCTACGTTCTCGACATCGTCTCGGTCGACGGCGGTGACGAGGTGTCGGTGCGCGAGGCGCTCGATGTGATCATGCAGGACCAGATCGCCGGCATCGTCCTCTCGGCCCAGACGCGAGCCGGTCGCGCGGCCGTCGAGAATCGAGAGCTGTCGATCCCCGTGGCTCGAGACTTCGATCTGCGTGGCACCGACGGCGGGGAGCCTCTGAACTCCGCGGCTGGTCGAGTCGCCGCAGAGCACCTTGTCGCACTGGGCCACCGCCGTGCCGCGTACCTCGCAGGTCCGCCCGTGTGGACGGCCTCGGGCGAACGCCGCCAGGGATTCAGCGACGCGTTCATTGCCGCTGGAGGCGCGGTCGTGATGCACGACGAGGGGGACTGGTCGGCCCGCTCCGGCTACGAGGCTGGCGCGCGACTCGCGCGTCGGGCCGGCGAGTTCACGGCGATCGCGGTAGCCAACGACAGCATGGCGATGGGCACCCTCGCCGCGCTGTCCGCGGCCGGCATCCGTGTGCCTGGCGAGATGAGCATCATCGGCACCGATGACGCTCCCGAGGCCGAGTACATGGTTCCCTCTCTGTCGAGCGTGGCCATGGACTTCGCGTTCGAGGGGCGCTATGTGGTGTCGACCCTCGTCGCCGAGATCGAGGGCAAGCAACCGCACGGCGGCCTGGTCCTGCCCACTCCGCGCCTGGTGCAGCGCAGGTCGTCCGCGCCGATAGGCGACTGA
- a CDS encoding DUF6578 domain-containing protein, with amino-acid sequence MLVWLTDWQLAEDRLLISVGDSVDWTVFPSDREWIARLFEDRLMIEWQYDTYGDAAPGPSRNVVGTVTGLQSVRCRQQRSAAGFEPVRGAARLRSVTDTSGSWRRTAPLASGLPATVSRQKMYTFSYGSSEPEEDALYGYAATVTPRE; translated from the coding sequence ATGCTCGTATGGCTCACCGACTGGCAGCTGGCCGAAGACCGCCTTCTGATCTCGGTGGGAGACAGCGTCGACTGGACGGTGTTCCCGAGCGATCGCGAATGGATCGCGCGCCTGTTCGAAGACCGCCTCATGATCGAATGGCAGTACGACACCTATGGAGATGCGGCGCCGGGGCCGTCGCGGAACGTCGTCGGCACGGTGACCGGGTTGCAGAGCGTGCGGTGTCGTCAGCAGCGCAGCGCAGCGGGCTTCGAGCCGGTGCGCGGCGCGGCACGGCTTCGCTCCGTGACGGACACATCGGGGTCGTGGCGGCGAACGGCACCTCTCGCCAGCGGGCTCCCGGCCACGGTCTCGAGACAGAAGATGTACACGTTCTCGTACGGCTCGTCCGAGCCCGAAGAAGACGCGCTCTATGGCTACGCGGCCACCGTGACGCCGCGCGAGTGA
- a CDS encoding SDR family oxidoreductase, translating into MSRGVAVVTGGSAGLGRAIVRELAERGWDVAVLARGEDGLAGAVADIRLRGGRALGISTDVADREAVEAAADQVETELGPIELWVNDAMVGVFGDFLTTDPDDFERATHVNYFGFVNGTRAALSRMVPRERGHVIQIGSALAHRGIPLQAAYCGAKHAVQGFTESVTTELIHAKSPVRISTVDMPALNTIQFNWVKSQLPHHPQPVPPIFQPEVGAKAVADVADKPRRRTWVGEPTIQTVIGNRFVAGWLDNFLAKTGYSGQQAPEKVEAMLPNNLYEPASGDQGARGIFSSDARNGSPATWAIGHRKTTTAAAVALAGAGAGALAVAAASITSRLRRS; encoded by the coding sequence ATGAGTCGTGGAGTAGCCGTCGTCACCGGAGGGTCTGCGGGCCTGGGCCGAGCAATCGTTCGGGAACTGGCCGAGCGGGGCTGGGACGTGGCCGTTCTCGCGCGCGGCGAAGACGGGCTCGCGGGGGCCGTCGCAGACATCCGGCTTCGTGGCGGCCGAGCCCTCGGCATCAGCACCGACGTCGCGGATCGTGAGGCCGTGGAGGCGGCCGCCGACCAGGTGGAAACGGAGCTCGGCCCGATCGAGCTCTGGGTGAACGACGCGATGGTCGGCGTCTTCGGCGACTTTCTCACCACCGACCCCGATGACTTCGAGCGGGCGACGCACGTGAACTATTTCGGCTTCGTGAATGGAACCCGCGCGGCCCTCAGCCGCATGGTGCCCCGCGAGCGGGGTCATGTCATCCAGATCGGCTCGGCTCTCGCGCACCGCGGCATCCCGTTGCAGGCCGCCTACTGCGGCGCGAAGCACGCCGTACAGGGCTTCACCGAGAGTGTGACCACCGAGCTCATCCACGCGAAGAGCCCGGTGCGCATCTCGACCGTGGATATGCCCGCTCTCAACACAATCCAGTTCAACTGGGTCAAGTCGCAGCTGCCCCACCACCCGCAGCCGGTTCCGCCCATCTTCCAGCCCGAGGTGGGCGCCAAGGCCGTGGCGGATGTCGCGGACAAGCCGCGTCGCCGCACCTGGGTGGGCGAGCCCACGATCCAGACGGTGATCGGCAACCGTTTCGTGGCCGGCTGGCTCGACAACTTCTTGGCGAAGACCGGATACTCCGGCCAGCAGGCCCCGGAGAAGGTAGAGGCCATGCTGCCGAACAACCTCTACGAGCCCGCGTCGGGCGACCAGGGCGCGCGCGGAATCTTCTCGAGCGACGCCCGCAACGGCAGCCCCGCAACGTGGGCTATCGGACACCGCAAGACGACGACCGCTGCGGCCGTCGCGCTGGCCGGCGCCGGGGCCGGGGCACTCGCGGTGGCCGCCGCATCCATCACGTCGCGCCTGCGCCGGTCATAG
- a CDS encoding NAD(P)/FAD-dependent oxidoreductase has protein sequence MSEVDAVVVGAGPNGLAAAVTLARAGLSVQVYERNDTIGGGARTKELTLPGFLHDVCSAVHPMALASGFFRQFRLQERIELVLPEVSYGHPLDGGRAGIAYHDLARTVGALGRDGAAFHSLMAPLVERADRVARLAGSNLLQAPRQPITAALFGLRVLEQGLPTWNARFMEDVAPAMLAGVAAHAIRPMPSPVTAAAALSLGSYAHGRGWPVPVGGSQAIVDAMADDLVAHGGRIETSANIRLLSDLPTSKAVVLDVTPRALADIAGHRLPLSYTRALRAFRYGNGVAKVDFALSAPVPWTNPELHKAGTVHVGGTRAEIASSERDVAEGRHTTNPYVLVAQPSGFDVSRAPEGKHVLWAYTHVPHDSTIDQTEAIIRQIERFAPGFRDVILASASLTAKDMENYNPNYIGGDIAAGAATLSQLVRRPVLSVDPWRTPASGIYLSSSSTPPGPGVHGLAGWYAARSALKHTFGITKGPSLAP, from the coding sequence ATGAGCGAAGTGGATGCCGTCGTCGTCGGAGCAGGGCCGAACGGGCTTGCCGCCGCCGTGACTTTGGCACGTGCGGGGCTGAGCGTGCAGGTGTACGAGCGCAACGACACGATCGGCGGTGGTGCGCGCACGAAGGAACTGACCCTCCCGGGCTTCCTCCACGACGTGTGCTCCGCCGTGCATCCGATGGCACTCGCCTCGGGATTCTTTCGGCAGTTCAGGCTGCAGGAGCGTATCGAGCTCGTGCTGCCCGAGGTGTCCTACGGGCATCCGCTCGACGGCGGCCGAGCCGGCATCGCCTACCATGACCTCGCCCGCACGGTGGGCGCGCTCGGACGCGACGGCGCCGCATTCCATTCGCTGATGGCGCCGCTCGTCGAACGCGCCGATCGGGTGGCGCGCCTCGCGGGATCGAACCTGCTGCAGGCTCCACGTCAACCGATCACCGCCGCGCTGTTCGGCCTGCGAGTGCTCGAGCAGGGACTGCCCACCTGGAACGCGCGCTTCATGGAAGACGTGGCGCCTGCCATGCTCGCGGGCGTCGCGGCGCACGCCATCCGGCCCATGCCGAGCCCGGTCACCGCGGCCGCTGCACTCAGCCTGGGCAGCTACGCGCACGGCCGCGGCTGGCCGGTGCCCGTCGGTGGCAGCCAGGCGATCGTGGATGCGATGGCCGATGACCTCGTGGCGCACGGCGGGCGTATCGAGACGAGCGCGAACATCCGGCTGCTGAGCGATCTGCCGACGTCGAAGGCCGTGGTCCTGGATGTGACGCCCCGCGCTCTCGCCGACATCGCCGGGCACAGATTGCCGCTGTCGTATACCCGCGCCCTCCGCGCATTCCGCTACGGCAATGGAGTGGCGAAGGTCGACTTCGCCCTGTCGGCGCCGGTGCCGTGGACCAACCCAGAACTGCACAAGGCCGGCACCGTGCACGTAGGCGGCACGCGCGCGGAGATCGCGTCGTCGGAGCGCGACGTGGCCGAGGGCCGGCACACGACGAACCCGTACGTTCTCGTCGCTCAGCCGTCGGGCTTCGACGTCTCGAGGGCGCCCGAGGGCAAGCACGTTCTCTGGGCATACACCCACGTGCCGCACGACTCCACGATCGACCAGACCGAGGCCATCATCCGGCAGATCGAGCGGTTCGCTCCGGGCTTCCGCGACGTGATCCTGGCGTCGGCCAGCCTCACCGCGAAAGACATGGAGAACTACAACCCCAACTACATCGGCGGCGACATCGCGGCGGGGGCCGCGACCCTCTCGCAGCTGGTGCGGCGACCCGTGCTGTCCGTCGACCCGTGGCGCACGCCGGCATCCGGCATCTATCTCTCGTCGTCCTCGACCCCGCCCGGCCCCGGCGTGCACGGACTGGCCGGCTGGTATGCGGCGAGGAGCGCGCTGAAGCACACGTTCGGCATCACGAAGGGCCCCTCACTGGCTCCGTAG